One part of the Anser cygnoides isolate HZ-2024a breed goose chromosome 9, Taihu_goose_T2T_genome, whole genome shotgun sequence genome encodes these proteins:
- the SUCNR1 gene encoding succinate receptor 1, with amino-acid sequence MAVNETDGCEISETLEKYYLSTMYSLEFILGFIGNSIVVLGYIFCLKDWKSGNIYLFNLSLSDLLFLCTLPILVNGYSRGYWVESNTLCYSNRFLLHANLYTSILFLTVVSIDRYLLIKYPFREHILQKKKTAFIVCIAVWILVILELLPLMVFLETEKSINNYKCLDYASSGDPGKSIIYSMFLTIFGFLIPLSIMCFFYVKMFLFLKNWREQISSFLTLEKPLTLVILALATFSLLFAPYHIMRNVRIASRIPALNMSACTQDIINDIYIITRPIAFLNSAINPVFYFLMGDHFREMLMAKIMQLLTRFTTPSK; translated from the coding sequence gcTGTGAATGAGACAGATGGCTGTGAGATCAGCGAAACCCTAGAAAAGTATTATCTTTCCACCATGTATAGCCTTGAGTTCATTTTAGGCTTCATTGGAAACAGTATTGTGGTGCTCGGCTATATTTTCTGCCTGAAAGACTGGAAAAGTGGCAACATCTATCTGTTTAATTTATCATTATCAGATTTATTGTTTTTGTGTACTTTACCAATACTTGTGAACGGCTACTCCAGAGGCTACTGGGTAGAGTCGAACACGTTGTGCTATAGCAACAGGTTCCTGTTGCATGCAAACCTGTACACCAGCATCCTTTTCCTTACTGTTGTCAGTATTGACAGGTACCTGCTCATAAAATATCCTTTCAGAGAACATATtctacagaagaagaaaacagccttTATCGTGTGTATCGCCGTATGGATCTTGGTGATATTGGAACTGTTGCCATTGATGGTTTTCCTGGAGACTGAGAAGTCTATCAATAATTACAAATGTCTAGATTATGCAAGTTCTGGAGACCCCGGAAAAAGCATTATCTATAGTATGTTTCTGACTATCTTTGGGTTCCTTATCCCTCTGTCTATTATGTGCTTTTTCTATGtgaagatgtttctttttcttaaaaactggAGGGAGCAAATCAGTTCTTTCTTGACACTTGAAAAACCCCTTACTTTAGTCATTCTCGCACTGGCCaccttttcattgcttttcgCTCCCTATCACATAATGCGCAACGTCCGAATTGCTTCCCGAATACCAGCCTTGAATATGTCTGCGTGCACACAGGACATCATCAATGACATTTACATCATCACAAGACccattgcatttttaaatagtgCCATTAatcctgttttttatttcttaatgggTGACCACTTCAGAGAGATGCTGATGGCAAAAATAATGCAGCTCTTGACCAGGTTCACAACCCCCAGCAAATGA